A segment of the Candidatus Nitrososphaera gargensis Ga9.2 genome:
CAACAACAGAGTCAATGGTCCCCTGGTAGCCGCAGATGTAAAAGAACGAGTTTGCCGGCGTCACCTTTTCGCCCACCAATTTTTCAAGCTGCGACTCACCGCCATTGCTGACAAGCAGCTTCTCCACCCGGCCAGTGTTACCACGCCACCCTTGCGAGAGTGGGTGGTCGGACCTGCTCACAGTCGGCATGTACTTGAAGTTAGGGTCGCTGGCAGCCATCTTTTCAAGCATATCCCGGTAGCCAAGCTCCTGCGCGTATTTTGCCCCATGCAGCAACACGACCTCCCTCTTTGACCTGCTGCTTTTCAAGTGCAGGACATAGCTGATGAACGGGGCAAGGCCGGTGCCCGAGGCCACCAGCACGATGCGCCGGGTGTCCGGCGTCCCGTCTGCCTTTTTGTCTTCAATGGTAAATGCGCCGGCAGGCTTGCGCCAGTAAAGCGGATCGCCTTCCCTCATCTTGAAAAGCGCGCTTGTAAATTTGCCCATCACTGGCTCTGTCGCCCACTTGACGTAGAATTCAAAATGTCTTTTTTCTTCTGGCGGCGAGGACAGCGAATACGCCCTGTACGTGATCTTGTCGTCGCCGTCAAGCTTTAGCCCAAGCGCTACGAATTGGCCGGCCTTGAAATCCGGCACCGCGCTTCCATCTGCAGGCTGCATCCGGATTATTGCAAGATCCGGCGTCAGGTTCTCGCGATACGTTATCATGCCAATATTGGGCGGTGCCTGTCCAGAGCTCATTCTTATTAACACCACTGGAATCACTTGGCTATATTTGATTATCGCGTCGTATCATAGACGACTATGGATTTACTTGATATAGCTTGCCAGTCCAAAAAACCACAGCATTAGATCCGAATTGCAAGTTAAAAATCATTTTTATAGGATAATGTTCTACTACATGTTTGGCATTGTCAGAAAAAATTTATTATTTTCTTTTGTAAATTTTTACTATCCAAAAGAGGTGTTTGATGTTGGCTAACCATCAACAAGTTAACCAACGTTACACCGATCTTGAGCCAATAGTAAGGTTGCTAGAACAGACGAACCGGTTACTTGAAAATATTGATGGCAAATTACGAAAGATCGTCATCAACACTAATGGCAAATAAAATCGCCTTACTACCCTCATTTTCTTTTTGATGCGTATAACTTTGTCCATAAAGAGCAAGAATTATGGATATTACTATAATAATGTCGGAATTGGTCGTTATCCATATATCCATCCATTTATTTTAGCGCTAGTTGTATTTGATTATCCTTTTATTGGAGGGCGCAAAAGAGCTATGCTGGTTTGGCAAGCAAGAAAGGCATAGCGCTCACTATCGGCATCGCTGCCGCAATTATCGGATCAAGCTTTCTCATATGGTACATACCCCAGAGCAGCCCCGGCGGATTCATTGACGCCCCGCGCACCGACAGCGAGGTAATTGGGGACGTTTATGCCCGGCACAACGACCTTGCCACCAGCATCGAGCTTAGGTTCGAGCAATGGAAGAACAACAATGACACTGCGGTAGCCGGCGACATGCCTGCACAGCTCGCCTCTGCCAAGTCTCAGATAGAGCAGATGCGCCGGGATCTTGACAACCACCAGCCGGCTCAAGAATGGCAGGAGAGTTACGACATTTACATGCAGGCGCTTGATTCGTATGCAGTATACCTTGATGCACTTGAACTGAAGGTAGATAGTGGTGACAAGACCGACCCCGACCAGACGCTGGATCAACGGTGGCGCGACCTTGTTGACCAATCTGTCGAAGCTATGCCCATTTAGTGTAGGTAGAAACAATTTGTCGTCGTTTAATCATAATAATATGCTACCCTTTGGACAAAAGTTCAATAATTTGACATCGTAGTAGTTCCAGAATTTAATTTGTCAATTCTTGCCGCATTAATGGCAACAGCAATGACAACAGGTATTGCAATGCTCAAGATGAAGCGGCTTGAGACAAAAATTTGAATACTACTTTTCTTTTACTTCAAGGCTTCCAGAATCTGGTCGATCCTTGCGTCTGTCTTGAACGCACTTGGGTTGAGCACAGTCTTAGACGCGACAAATCCAGCCGACTGCAGCCTTTCGATTATATTTTGCACAGAATGAGGGTTTGTCCTGAGCTTGGCCGAGATTTCATCTGCCCTGAAGTAATACGGGATGCCACTTTCTTCCTCGGCCGCGGCGTCGAGCACTTTTTTGGATTGCCTGTCAGGGCTTTGTTCAAGCATCATCTTTTTCACAAATTCCCTGTCGTGGAACGGCCCAGTCCACAGCTGCCCTCCGGTTCGCATCACGCTCCCGCACAGCTCGCATTTTTTTGCGTTGTTGTATTCTTCTGTCTTGAACCGGTGGCCGCACTGAAGGCAGTGCATCACGTAGCCGATGCTGGCATAGACGTCGTTTGCCTCGCTGCTGCTCACCGAGACTGAGGCGTAGATGCGCAGATAGTGCATCGCGGCGTGGACGAACAGCGGCCTGATCGACAGCTCAAGTCTTGAGGCCGTGAGCGCTATAAGCGACAGGAGCAATCTGATAGCGGTTTCGTTACCATAGCTGTTGTTGAGCGGCCTGCCGTAGTAGCGGCGCAGACAGACTTCGGGGTAGACACCGCAGAGGACTGCCGTGTCAGTCGCAGTTATGGAGACCAGCCCGCCGTCCAGAACAGCCCGCAGCACACAGTCGATGTGCTTTGCCGGCGTGCCAAAAGGATCCAGATCTACTATGCCAAAGCGCTCACCTTCGCTGTCGCCGTGTAAGAGAAATTTGCACACTTCATCAATAGAAAAATGGCATTTGCTATCTACAGAGTTGATCTTGGCTGCTTTTCTGGCTGCCTCTATCGCGACGGGGTTGATGTCGTTCCCGTAGACCTTCTCTATCTCTGGCACCTCGACTGCGACCCTGAGCGCCCTTGCGCCGATGCCGGTGAAAGAGTCGGCAAATGTCTTGCGCGTAAGAGAGGGTGCAAACGCCCTGTACGCCAGAACCGAGAGGTCGCGGTTGAGCCTTGCAGCAGGGTTAAAGAATGCAGGCGTCTTGGGCGGGACCCTTTCGGTAAGTGACGATTGCGGGACCAGAAACGTCGTCCTGCCCTCCACCGTCCTGACGAAATCTTTCTTTTCTTTTTCTTCCGCCGCCACGCCAGAGAACTCTGCATGGATGCGATATTTATAGCAGAAACACGTATTCTTGTTTTACAAGCGCAAGTGATAATAAATACCCTGTAAATCAGCAGCATATAGTGAATAATTTGCGGTCATTGCACGACGGCGTTTTGGTTGGCGGCGTTGACGAGGCAGGCCGCGGCTCTATAATCGGCCCTCTTGTTGTTGCAGGCGTCAGCATCAAGGAATCAAAAGTTGCATTGCTTACTGAGATGGGCGTCAGGGACTCTAAAGCACTGACGCCAAGGGCGCGGGCGCGGCTTTTTGGACAGATAATGAAGATCGCCGACTCTGTGTGCATCCGCAAGGTGAACCCTGTCGAAGTTGATGATAGCGTTTCGCTCCGGGCGCTCAACAGGCTCGAGGCAAGGGTGATGGCTGCGGTCATTAACGACATTGGTGCCGACGAGGTCTATGTGGATTGCTGCGACATCAACCCTGATCGATACAAGGACTACATTGGGCAGCATCTAAAGTGCAGCCCAAAGGTGCACTCGATACACCACGCAGACGTGACCAATGTCGTCGTGTCGGCGGCATCGATAATTGCCAAGATAACGAGGGACGAGGAGATCAAGCGCATCCGAAGCAAGTACCGCGGCATCGGCAGCGGCTACCCGTCGGATGATCGCACCATGCGCTTTATCCGGCGCTACGTGGCCAAGAACGGAAGCGCACCGGAATTTGCAAGAAAGTCATGGAAGCCGCTCCGGCTCTTGCTTGAGCAAACGGCGCAATGCAAGCTCACGACCTGAATATGCAGTATATCATGCCGTGATCCCTGTCAAAGGGCTCTAGGTTGATTATTTGCTCTATCGCAAAGCCGTTCTTTTCCAGCTTGCTTGCTTCCTGAGTCACGACTGCTCTTGGGTCCATTGTAACGTCGATGCTTCTGGTCTTGACCACCAAGAGCATCACTCCTCCCTGCTTTAGGTAGGCTGCGCAGTTTGCTATCGCAATGTCTGTCTGGTCTGGCTGCGCAATGTCGCAGTACACAACGTCGACCTTGCCAAACACTGCAAAATATGACTGGGGCTTTCTTGCGTCTTCAAGTATCGGGAGGACGTTCTTGCGCTTTGAGGCCACGTTTTCGATAAGCTCCCTTGCGACCCTCGTGGCAGGCTCGACTGCGAACACGATGCCAGACGGCCCGACAATGTCAGAGACGTGGCTGACCGTGGTGCCGGTGGACGCGCCCAGATACAACACCTTGCTCCCGTTTTTTATCGGCATGTTCTTCATGCCCTTTTTCAGCGCCGCTGCAAGCTTGCTTCTAAACGGGTCCCACAGCCGGTACTCTTCACCTTCGTGTTTGACCAGCTTTTCCCCATAGACGCTGTCTCCCTTGACAAGGTTGAGGGTGGCAGCGTTTTTCTCGCCGTTTACCGAGATCCACCTAATAGCGTCGCTTTCCAAATCGCTTTCTTCTGTCCTTCTTCTTTCTCACATCACGTTTATCTCTATCCCCATCTCCTCTTCCCCTGCCGCCGCCACCGCCATATTCCTGCTGGCGCTGCGCGTGCTCCCTGTACTTTCTTTCTCGCTCCTTCTCTGGAATTGGCTCTTTGTATTTTTCCCGGATCTCGGTCAGGCGGGTGTTGAGGCGATCCTGGATCGAGCTATCCTTGCCGGCGTGCCGGTAATAATCGATCCTGGCCGCTATAGCCACCTTGGACGCGACCGCCCTTGCTATCTTGCCGCGCTGCCACTTTGGCGCAGAGTGAATAAGAGGGTGCTGGAACAGGATGCCATGTTTTGGCGGGCGCGCCCCCGTCTTGAGAGCGCGGAAGAGTGCCTTTTCGGCTCCAAGCACTTGGATCGTGCTTGCAGGCAGCGTCGCAAGTCTAGCCAGGCTGCCGGCCTTGGCGATTATCCTTGCGCCTACTGACGCCGTCAGCAGCTCTTTGACGTTTGGAGCCACTGTATCCATCGCCACTTCGATGTGGTCTGCAAGCACCCTTCGCAGATCCGACTGCGCAATGACCTGATCTGCAAGCCTCTTGACGATTGCAAGGTTCTCTGGCGTCATGTCGCCTCCCTTGCTTCGCCTTGCCCCATCAAGTATTATCTCGACCTTTTTGCCCTGCATGCCGGCGCTCTGCAGTATCTCAGCGGTAATGTTTTCCCGCAACCCCGCCCTGCTCACGATCTCGGCATACGCGACAAGGCTCTGCACGAGGTTGTCAAGCTCAGGAAAGTGCAGGCCATACCATTCGCGCATCCTTGCGCCCACGGTGTTGATTACCTTGTCCAGCTCGTCCAGTGCGTTTATCGATTGGATGATGTGAAGGTCGAGCCGCTCCGAGGCCTCCTTTACCCTTGACGACGACAGGTTTATCGCAAATTCCCTCAATGCCTGCATGGCATCCTGCTCGTTGTTGACAAAGCCAGCCTTGACAAGGAAGCTGGGCTTGCTGCTCTGTATCCACTGCTGCTGGTCCTCCGGCATGGACTGGCTGTTCAGCCCTGCCTGCCGCAGCGCGGCTGCGACGCTTGCATCATTGGTTGTAACAGGATCAAATGAGCGCAGCTTTTCGATAAACGACCGGATTTCATCTGGAGTTGCGCCGCTCTTTAGCAGCCTGTATGATCTGATTGCATTGTCGAACTTTTTTGATGCTACGAGGCCGCCGCTCTGGTCAAATGCGGCCACGCCAAGCTCCAAAAGGACTACTGAGCAGGGGTTGTTTGCCATTCAGAGAACACCTACAATACAGCCATTAAAAAAGCTAGCATTATTACCTCAATGGTGATTACCATAGAGGAGGATGGGACTTTCGGATGGTGACAGGAAGGAGCTTGAGTCGCTCATCAAGGCTGCGGCCAACGACCCGAAGGTGCCGATAGGGCTTGCGCGAAAAATGGTGCCCACGCAGGGCGATATCGAGGATTTCGCCTACGGCCTTGTCTCCGGCATGGTGATCGGAAATTTCATTGCACAGTTTCAGAACAGGAATGGTAGGCAGCCTGATAGGGATGAAACCGCAGACATTTTATCTATAATGATGATCCGGATGCCGCGCCTCCGCATGTCGATAATGAAGGCGCTTGACCTGCGCTAGTTCAGTAGGTACGAGTAAACGTTTATCTAACGAACAGCACGATTACTTTCCGCGTTGCTTGATAAGGACAAATCCAAGCTGCCTGTCGCGATAAAGGATGTCTTGATCATTGGCGTCGGCGTCGTTGTGATCTGGCTCGTCATCTGGGCCAGCTTTGGCTCCAACCCGTTCTACGTCGTGTCAAGCGGCAGCATGGTTCCTGTGCTGCAGATAAACGACGTGCTTGTGGTGAGGGACGGCGGGTCGTGGGACGATCTTAGGGTGGGTGACATCATTGTGTTCAACAAGCCTGAGGGAGAGGACAGAGTCATCGTCCACCGTATCGCCGAGATCGACGTGGACAGTGACGGCGACAGAGTCATCAGGACAAAGGGTGATGCAAATCCGGCGTCGATACCGGGGACTGACTTTCCAATCAGAGAGGACGATTATATCGGCAAGGTCATTTATGTAGTGCCCGGCGTCGGCGTCATCACCAAGATAATCAGCCCGCCTGTCAATTACATCATAATAGCGATTATTCTGGCAATCCTATTCTTCAACAGACTTGGCAAAAAGGATGACAATAGCAGCAACAAGGGTGCGGCTCCAGCAGGAGGAACCGGCAACAATAATAACAATAATCCAGGCCAGCCGCCGACGACATGACGATGATGAAATCCAAGACTGAATATCTTACATTCAACACTTCGACCAGGCGCGCGTTTATCAACATCACGCCGCAGGTGGCAAAGATAGTTGCTGAAAGTGGAGTGAAGGAGGGCCTATGTCTTGTGAATGCGATGCACATCTCTGCCAGTGTGTTTATCAACGACGACGAAAGCGGCCTGCACCAAGATTTTGATAGGTGGCTTGAAAAGCTGGCGCCCTACTCCCCTGATAGCTACCTGCATAACAGGACAGGCGAGGACAACGCAGATGCCCACCTGAAGCGGCAGGTGATGGGAAGAGAAGTGGTGGTCGCGATAACAAACGGCAGGCTTGACTTTGGGCCGTGGGAGCAGATCTTTTACGGCGAGTTTGACGGTAGGCGGCAAAAGCGGGTGCTTGTAAAGGTAATAGGTGAATAGGCGCTGGCTGCGGGTTTGTATTTATTGCAACTTGTCCAGCATAATTTGCGCAAGATTTCGGCAGGACAGTTAATTCTACTATAAAATGGTAGCAAGCAGGTATATATATAGCGCCTTTATAAAGCGGCATGTATGCCGCAGACCAAGCCCATCGTCAGCATTGAAAACGTGGTGGCTTCTGCCACTGTAAACCAGACGGTCAACCTTAATCTCATCACTCAAATTTTCCCCGATGTAGAATACCATCCAGACCAGTTCCCCGGCTTGGTGTTCAGGCTCAGGTCGCCCAAGACCGCGACCCTGATATTCAGCTCAGGCAAGATGGTGTGCACCGGCGCAAAATCAGAAAAGATGGCTATACAGGCAGTCAAGAACGTGGTGCTCAAGCTGAAAAAGGGAGGCATACCGCTAGAGCACGAGCCTCAGATCGAGATTCAGAATATTGTGGCATCGGCAAGCCTCGGTGGCAAGATACACCTAGAGCTGGCCGCAAGGGTGCTGCCACGCAGCATGTACGAGCCAGAGCAGTTCCCCGGCCTTATCCACAGGATGCTTGATCCCAAGACCGTGATCCTACTCTTTGCCAGCGGCAAGCTAGTGTGCACCGGCGCAAAGAAGGAGAGCGAAGTCTACAGGGCCGTTGGCAACCTGCACACGCTCCTTGAAGAAAAGAACCTGATGATATACGAAGGTTAGCTAGTCAGTCTGTTTCGTACTCGCCTTTGGCAGCCATCTGCTTCATGACCGACTCGAGCGCGTTTTCGTCTATCAGCCCGGCCTTGTACAGCGCGCTTACGATGTCATTGATCCCTGCCACGGCGTGGAGCCTTACCCCTATCTTTTTCAGCCGTTCATTTGCCCCCTCGTGCCGATCAACAAGCGCCACAACGTCTTCCACTATCGCGCCGTTGGCGCGTATTATATCGACTGCGCTGCTTACAGACGTGCCGGTGGTTGCAACATCGTCGACAACTACCACCTTTGATCCTGCCTTGAGAAAGCCCTCAATAGTTTTGCCGGTGCCGTAGCCCTTGGACTCTTTTCTTGCGTAGATGAAGGGCTTGGACATTTCGTAGGCGAGTGCCGAGCCGAACACGAGCCCCGAAGTCGGCACAGAGGCAAGCGTGTCAAACTGGCCTACATTTTTTGTCACGGTGCCTTTCAGCGCGTTTATAGCAAGCCGGAAATACGCCGGGAAGCTTGGCAGGACCCGCAGGTCGATGTAGTACGAGCTCTGCTTGCCGCTTGCAAGTGTGAACACGCCAAACCTCAGCGAATTGCTCTTGAGCAGAAACGATGCGAACTCGAGCATAAAGTCAGGGACAGCAGCAGGCGGCGCCATATGACATATACATGTAAAAAAAGGATTTATTTTAACCCTTATTACACAGACTGGATGCCGGAGATATGGCTTAGGTACGGTACTACCGATGTGGTGCTTGACATCAAGTTTGAAAACCTTGCAAACCAGATTTCTGCCGGTTTCCAGCTGCTGCCGGAGGATCAAGTCAGGGCTACAGTCGCCGGCGTTCCCCTGACTGACAACATGCTGATCCTTGCGCTATCCGGCTCTAAAGCCGCGGCCAAGACCATTACAATGCTTGCTGAAGAAGCCCGCGCAAAGGGGTTCAATTTTACAGTCGACGTGCCGCAAAAGATGGCCGGAGCGCTCCGCGCCAGCCTGGCAGGCAATGAGATGATCTCGATAAACCGAATCGACTACCAGTCGTCTCTGCAAGAGAGGATGGGCAAGTTCCAGAGCACCGTGGTTATTTCAAGCGTGGCGTACGACCCCCTCTTTGGGTTCGCCGGCGCGCCCACCATGCTTTTGCGCAACCTGCTGCTTGCAGGCCCGATTATGGCAGAAGCATTCAAGGCGAGGAAGGACAACAGGCCG
Coding sequences within it:
- a CDS encoding ferredoxin--NADP reductase, whose product is MSSGQAPPNIGMITYRENLTPDLAIIRMQPADGSAVPDFKAGQFVALGLKLDGDDKITYRAYSLSSPPEEKRHFEFYVKWATEPVMGKFTSALFKMREGDPLYWRKPAGAFTIEDKKADGTPDTRRIVLVASGTGLAPFISYVLHLKSSRSKREVVLLHGAKYAQELGYRDMLEKMAASDPNFKYMPTVSRSDHPLSQGWRGNTGRVEKLLVSNGGESQLEKLVGEKVTPANSFFYICGYQGTIDSVVALLSPQGFVTNRNKRKDGSFDIKIETYG
- a CDS encoding tRNA (guanine(10)-N(2))-dimethyltransferase gives rise to the protein MAAEEKEKKDFVRTVEGRTTFLVPQSSLTERVPPKTPAFFNPAARLNRDLSVLAYRAFAPSLTRKTFADSFTGIGARALRVAVEVPEIEKVYGNDINPVAIEAARKAAKINSVDSKCHFSIDEVCKFLLHGDSEGERFGIVDLDPFGTPAKHIDCVLRAVLDGGLVSITATDTAVLCGVYPEVCLRRYYGRPLNNSYGNETAIRLLLSLIALTASRLELSIRPLFVHAAMHYLRIYASVSVSSSEANDVYASIGYVMHCLQCGHRFKTEEYNNAKKCELCGSVMRTGGQLWTGPFHDREFVKKMMLEQSPDRQSKKVLDAAAEEESGIPYYFRADEISAKLRTNPHSVQNIIERLQSAGFVASKTVLNPSAFKTDARIDQILEALK
- the rnhB gene encoding ribonuclease HII yields the protein MHDGVLVGGVDEAGRGSIIGPLVVAGVSIKESKVALLTEMGVRDSKALTPRARARLFGQIMKIADSVCIRKVNPVEVDDSVSLRALNRLEARVMAAVINDIGADEVYVDCCDINPDRYKDYIGQHLKCSPKVHSIHHADVTNVVVSAASIIAKITRDEEIKRIRSKYRGIGSGYPSDDRTMRFIRRYVAKNGSAPEFARKSWKPLRLLLEQTAQCKLTT
- a CDS encoding fibrillarin-like rRNA/tRNA 2'-O-methyltransferase, with translation MESDAIRWISVNGEKNAATLNLVKGDSVYGEKLVKHEGEEYRLWDPFRSKLAAALKKGMKNMPIKNGSKVLYLGASTGTTVSHVSDIVGPSGIVFAVEPATRVARELIENVASKRKNVLPILEDARKPQSYFAVFGKVDVVYCDIAQPDQTDIAIANCAAYLKQGGVMLLVVKTRSIDVTMDPRAVVTQEASKLEKNGFAIEQIINLEPFDRDHGMIYCIFRS
- a CDS encoding NOP5/NOP56 family protein, which codes for MANNPCSVVLLELGVAAFDQSGGLVASKKFDNAIRSYRLLKSGATPDEIRSFIEKLRSFDPVTTNDASVAAALRQAGLNSQSMPEDQQQWIQSSKPSFLVKAGFVNNEQDAMQALREFAINLSSSRVKEASERLDLHIIQSINALDELDKVINTVGARMREWYGLHFPELDNLVQSLVAYAEIVSRAGLRENITAEILQSAGMQGKKVEIILDGARRSKGGDMTPENLAIVKRLADQVIAQSDLRRVLADHIEVAMDTVAPNVKELLTASVGARIIAKAGSLARLATLPASTIQVLGAEKALFRALKTGARPPKHGILFQHPLIHSAPKWQRGKIARAVASKVAIAARIDYYRHAGKDSSIQDRLNTRLTEIREKYKEPIPEKERERKYREHAQRQQEYGGGGGRGRGDGDRDKRDVRKKKDRRKRFGKRRY
- a CDS encoding signal peptidase I encodes the protein MLDKDKSKLPVAIKDVLIIGVGVVVIWLVIWASFGSNPFYVVSSGSMVPVLQINDVLVVRDGGSWDDLRVGDIIVFNKPEGEDRVIVHRIAEIDVDSDGDRVIRTKGDANPASIPGTDFPIREDDYIGKVIYVVPGVGVITKIISPPVNYIIIAIILAILFFNRLGKKDDNSSNKGAAPAGGTGNNNNNNPGQPPTT
- a CDS encoding secondary thiamine-phosphate synthase enzyme YjbQ, which gives rise to MKSKTEYLTFNTSTRRAFINITPQVAKIVAESGVKEGLCLVNAMHISASVFINDDESGLHQDFDRWLEKLAPYSPDSYLHNRTGEDNADAHLKRQVMGREVVVAITNGRLDFGPWEQIFYGEFDGRRQKRVLVKVIGE
- a CDS encoding TATA-box-binding protein yields the protein MPQTKPIVSIENVVASATVNQTVNLNLITQIFPDVEYHPDQFPGLVFRLRSPKTATLIFSSGKMVCTGAKSEKMAIQAVKNVVLKLKKGGIPLEHEPQIEIQNIVASASLGGKIHLELAARVLPRSMYEPEQFPGLIHRMLDPKTVILLFASGKLVCTGAKKESEVYRAVGNLHTLLEEKNLMIYEG
- the pyrE gene encoding orotate phosphoribosyltransferase, with amino-acid sequence MAPPAAVPDFMLEFASFLLKSNSLRFGVFTLASGKQSSYYIDLRVLPSFPAYFRLAINALKGTVTKNVGQFDTLASVPTSGLVFGSALAYEMSKPFIYARKESKGYGTGKTIEGFLKAGSKVVVVDDVATTGTSVSSAVDIIRANGAIVEDVVALVDRHEGANERLKKIGVRLHAVAGINDIVSALYKAGLIDENALESVMKQMAAKGEYETD